The following proteins are encoded in a genomic region of Hymenobacter siberiensis:
- a CDS encoding M1 family metallopeptidase, with product MTPSAFDPTAATLPADPHSYAGDSPVRVRHLALALAVDFDQHTLAGTVTWHLANPGAATELVLDTRDLSIEAVETLDATGRATPTAFTLGPPDAILGQALRVALPPTATAVHIRYRTAPHAAALQWLAPEQTAGTEPFLFTQSQAILARTWLPCQDSPGIRFTYEATVHVPAHLLALMSAENPQALDPSGEYHFRMAQPIPAYLMALAVGDLAFAPLSNRTGIYAEPATLPAATHEFADLENMVAAAEQLYGPYRWERYDLLVLPPSFPFGGMENPRLTFVTPTILAGDRSLTSLVAHELAHSWSGNLVTNGTWNDFWLNEGFTVYFERRIMEHLYGREYADMLQVLGRTALHHTIEEIGAASPDTHLHLALAGRDPDEGLTEIAYEKGCALLLTLESLISRPRLDAFIKEYFARFSFQAMDTATFLHYLRAELLDRETGLEARLNLAAWVDGPGLPPNAPTPTSRRFAEVDQALAGLQAGTAPTALLPLATEWGSHEWVHFLHGLSPTLAAEQLAALDDSFHFTTSGNAEILAAWFPHTIRAGYAAADGAVKKFLLHVGRRKFVVPLYQALLATPDGLARARAIYAEARPNYHSVTTSTLDSLLAARPARD from the coding sequence ATGACTCCTTCTGCTTTCGACCCCACCGCCGCCACCCTGCCCGCCGACCCGCACAGCTACGCCGGCGACAGCCCCGTGCGGGTGCGCCACCTCGCCCTGGCCCTGGCCGTCGACTTCGACCAGCATACGCTGGCTGGCACCGTCACCTGGCACCTCGCCAATCCCGGGGCGGCAACCGAGCTTGTGCTCGACACCCGCGACCTGAGCATCGAAGCCGTGGAAACCCTTGATGCCACCGGACGGGCTACGCCCACCGCATTCACGCTGGGCCCGCCCGATGCTATACTGGGCCAGGCCCTGCGCGTGGCACTGCCGCCCACCGCTACGGCTGTGCACATTCGCTACCGCACGGCTCCGCACGCGGCAGCCTTGCAGTGGCTGGCCCCGGAGCAAACGGCCGGCACCGAGCCGTTCCTCTTCACGCAGTCGCAGGCCATTCTGGCGCGCACCTGGCTGCCGTGCCAGGACTCGCCGGGCATCCGCTTTACCTACGAGGCCACAGTGCACGTGCCCGCGCATCTGCTGGCCCTGATGAGCGCCGAGAACCCGCAGGCGCTGGACCCGAGCGGCGAGTACCACTTCCGCATGGCCCAGCCCATTCCGGCCTACCTCATGGCGCTGGCCGTGGGCGACCTGGCTTTTGCCCCGCTCAGCAACCGCACGGGCATCTACGCCGAGCCGGCTACGCTACCGGCAGCAACCCACGAATTTGCCGACCTGGAGAACATGGTGGCCGCCGCCGAGCAGCTGTACGGCCCCTACCGCTGGGAGCGCTACGATTTGCTGGTGCTGCCTCCCTCCTTCCCCTTCGGCGGCATGGAAAACCCTCGGTTAACATTTGTAACACCAACCATTCTGGCCGGCGACCGCAGCCTGACCAGCTTGGTGGCGCACGAGCTGGCCCACTCCTGGTCGGGCAACCTGGTTACAAATGGAACGTGGAATGATTTCTGGCTGAATGAAGGGTTTACGGTGTATTTCGAGCGCCGCATCATGGAACATTTGTATGGGCGCGAATATGCCGACATGCTCCAGGTGCTGGGCCGCACCGCGCTGCATCATACCATTGAAGAAATTGGTGCGGCCAGCCCCGACACCCATTTGCACTTGGCCCTGGCCGGCCGCGACCCCGACGAAGGCCTCACTGAGATTGCCTACGAGAAAGGCTGCGCCCTGCTCCTGACATTGGAGTCGCTCATCAGCCGGCCCCGGCTCGATGCCTTTATTAAGGAGTACTTCGCCCGCTTCAGTTTTCAGGCGATGGACACGGCCACCTTCCTGCACTACCTCCGCGCCGAACTACTGGACCGGGAGACCGGCCTCGAAGCCCGCCTGAACCTGGCCGCCTGGGTCGATGGCCCCGGCCTCCCACCCAACGCGCCGACACCAACTTCCCGCCGTTTCGCCGAGGTCGACCAGGCGCTGGCCGGCCTGCAGGCGGGCACCGCGCCGACGGCTCTGCTCCCACTCGCTACCGAATGGGGCAGCCACGAGTGGGTTCATTTTCTGCACGGTCTCTCCCCGACCCTGGCGGCTGAGCAGCTGGCGGCACTCGATGATTCCTTCCACTTCACCACTTCCGGTAATGCCGAAATTCTGGCCGCCTGGTTTCCGCACACCATCCGGGCCGGCTACGCGGCGGCCGATGGAGCGGTGAAAAAATTTCTACTTCACGTGGGCCGTCGCAAATTTGTGGTGCCGCTCTACCAGGCCCTGCTGGCTACGCCCGACGGACTGGCGCGGGCCCGCGCCATCTACGCCGAAGCACGGCCGAACTACCATTCCGTGACGACCAGTACGCTTGATTCTTTACTCGCCGCCCGGCCCGCGCGTGATTAA
- a CDS encoding L,D-transpeptidase family protein, which yields MNFILRTTSLLWLLLLAALGSTTFASCGSDSQTQTAGQTATDSSEVTTVAGPQLLLDSMAFIKAFQAEPKFTAQLLPARRFYRERGFRLGWFKDHKPVERVKTLQDIIAKAGNEGLNPKDYQIKDISQMLAELEKVQSDSVRRNTLERQADIALTGTYMKWANDYYRGIANPHDKKDTSWMVKPNKIKLNKALFTFLGERKSRYNYYEFAPLHPEYDQLKQALATYRAQERAGGWPTLPATLNLKPGAASPAVAALRKRLLDSVGGADASTPAPAAAKLGAPAVAAPNAQVYDPELVQAVKLFQQDAGLKPTGIVSGETLKQLNVPIGSRIDQLILNMERWRWLPKKFEPDYLLVNIPEYTLHVIEADKEVFNMRVIVGKVLHETPVFSDKMEYVVLAPYWNVPFSIIANELRSKLVANPNYLDRLDMEVVKGYGRKATAVNPASVDWANVTQSTFKYTLRRRPGPKNDLGDVKFIFPNSNDIYLHDTPHDELFSQSNRSFSHGCVRVSEPIKLATYLLRNRPEWDQATILDTIAKHREKYITLKKKLPVYLVYFTAWADAAGHPHFRDDIYGLDKKLAREYFD from the coding sequence ATGAATTTTATTCTCCGAACTACTTCCCTGCTGTGGCTGCTCCTGTTGGCAGCCCTCGGCAGCACTACCTTTGCTTCCTGCGGCTCCGATTCGCAGACCCAGACCGCCGGTCAAACGGCGACCGACTCGTCGGAGGTTACCACCGTGGCCGGCCCCCAGCTGCTGCTCGACAGTATGGCGTTTATCAAGGCCTTCCAGGCCGAACCCAAATTCACGGCGCAGCTGCTTCCGGCGCGCCGCTTCTACCGGGAAAGGGGCTTCAGGCTAGGCTGGTTTAAGGACCACAAACCCGTAGAACGGGTGAAGACCTTGCAGGACATCATTGCTAAAGCTGGCAATGAGGGGCTAAACCCTAAAGACTACCAGATTAAGGACATATCCCAGATGCTGGCTGAGCTGGAAAAGGTTCAGAGCGACTCCGTGCGCCGCAATACGCTGGAGCGCCAGGCAGATATTGCCCTGACAGGCACGTACATGAAATGGGCCAACGACTACTATCGGGGCATCGCCAATCCGCACGATAAGAAGGACACTTCGTGGATGGTCAAACCCAATAAAATCAAGCTTAATAAGGCGCTGTTCACCTTCCTGGGCGAGCGCAAAAGCCGTTACAACTACTACGAGTTTGCCCCCCTGCACCCCGAGTACGACCAGTTGAAACAGGCCCTTGCCACTTACCGGGCCCAGGAGCGGGCCGGTGGCTGGCCCACCCTGCCCGCCACCCTCAACCTGAAGCCCGGAGCCGCCTCGCCGGCGGTAGCTGCCCTGCGCAAGCGCCTGCTCGATAGCGTTGGCGGGGCCGATGCCAGTACGCCCGCGCCCGCTGCTGCCAAGCTTGGAGCCCCGGCTGTTGCAGCTCCCAATGCCCAGGTTTACGACCCCGAATTGGTGCAGGCCGTTAAGTTATTTCAGCAGGATGCTGGCTTGAAGCCAACCGGCATTGTCAGCGGTGAGACGCTAAAGCAGCTTAACGTTCCCATTGGCTCGCGTATCGACCAGCTCATTTTGAACATGGAGCGCTGGCGCTGGCTGCCCAAAAAGTTCGAGCCGGACTACCTGCTCGTGAATATTCCGGAGTACACGCTGCACGTAATCGAAGCCGACAAGGAGGTGTTCAATATGCGCGTCATCGTGGGTAAGGTGCTGCACGAAACGCCGGTGTTCAGCGATAAAATGGAATATGTAGTGCTGGCTCCTTACTGGAACGTGCCGTTCAGCATCATCGCAAATGAGCTGCGCAGCAAGCTGGTGGCCAACCCCAACTACCTTGACCGCCTCGATATGGAGGTGGTGAAGGGCTATGGCCGTAAGGCGACCGCCGTCAACCCGGCCTCCGTGGACTGGGCCAACGTGACGCAGTCGACATTCAAATACACGCTGCGCCGCCGTCCTGGTCCCAAGAATGACCTGGGTGACGTGAAGTTTATCTTCCCCAACTCGAACGATATTTACCTGCACGACACGCCCCACGACGAGCTGTTTTCGCAGAGCAACCGCAGCTTCAGCCACGGCTGCGTGCGGGTTTCCGAGCCCATTAAACTGGCCACCTACCTGCTGCGCAATCGGCCCGAATGGGACCAGGCCACCATCCTGGATACCATTGCCAAGCACCGCGAAAAGTATATTACGCTGAAGAAAAAGTTGCCCGTTTACCTGGTCTATTTCACGGCCTGGGCTGATGCCGCCGGCCATCCTCACTTCCGCGACGACATCTACGGGCTGGACAAAAAGCTCGCCCGCGAGTACTTCGACTAG
- a CDS encoding DEAD/DEAH box helicase, translating into MTFDELNLIDPILKALKEEGYTTPTPIQEQAIPHVLEGKDLLGVAQTGTGKTAAFTVPILQVLHRTAQVASQARGAIRCLVLTPTRELAIQINESFGAYGRHLSQIRHTVIFGGVSQGSQVAQLKRGVEVLIATPGRLLDLMNQGFVDLRQVEVFVLDEADRMLDMGFINDIKRILPKLPAKRQTLFFSATMPGQIQELASTILRPNPVRVAVTPVSSTADTVTQSVYLVENNDKPALLRHILEDKAIKRVLVFTRTKHGADKVVKALAANQIQAEAIHGNKSQNHRQRALSNFKAGSTRVLVATDIAARGIDVDELTHVINYEIPNEPETYVHRIGRTGRAGAFGTAFSFVEDEERAYLQDIQKLISRQIDVEAVHPFVSGRIKPVMLHGNERIIRPKGPAGRPARGPREGGQGGGGRSGGGQGGGRPSGGQGGGRPSGERSRPAAPAGGGQSDTARRFGSGGARVNVGGSREGGDQGGRRRGDAGGTRRGSF; encoded by the coding sequence ATGACGTTTGACGAGTTAAATTTAATTGACCCCATCCTCAAAGCCCTCAAAGAAGAAGGCTACACCACCCCTACTCCTATCCAGGAGCAGGCCATTCCCCACGTGCTCGAAGGCAAAGACCTGCTCGGCGTGGCCCAGACCGGCACCGGCAAAACGGCGGCCTTCACCGTGCCCATCCTGCAGGTACTGCACCGCACGGCCCAGGTGGCCAGCCAAGCGCGGGGTGCCATCCGCTGCCTCGTGCTCACGCCAACCCGCGAGCTGGCCATCCAGATTAACGAAAGCTTCGGCGCCTACGGCCGCCACCTGAGCCAGATTCGCCACACCGTTATTTTCGGTGGCGTGAGCCAGGGCTCGCAGGTTGCGCAGCTCAAGCGCGGCGTGGAGGTGCTTATTGCCACCCCCGGCCGCCTGCTCGACCTCATGAACCAGGGCTTCGTGGACCTGCGCCAGGTAGAAGTGTTTGTGCTTGACGAAGCCGACCGCATGCTCGACATGGGCTTCATCAACGACATTAAGCGCATTCTGCCCAAGCTGCCCGCCAAGCGCCAGACCCTGTTCTTCTCGGCCACCATGCCCGGCCAGATTCAGGAGCTCGCCAGCACCATCCTGCGCCCCAACCCGGTGCGCGTAGCCGTCACGCCCGTCAGCAGCACCGCCGATACCGTGACCCAATCGGTGTATCTGGTGGAGAACAACGACAAGCCCGCCCTGCTCCGCCACATTCTGGAGGACAAAGCCATCAAGCGCGTACTCGTGTTCACCCGCACCAAGCACGGCGCCGATAAGGTTGTGAAAGCCCTGGCCGCCAACCAGATTCAGGCCGAAGCCATCCACGGCAACAAAAGCCAGAACCACCGGCAGCGCGCCCTCTCGAACTTCAAAGCCGGCAGCACCCGCGTGCTGGTTGCTACCGACATCGCTGCCCGCGGCATCGACGTGGACGAGCTGACCCACGTTATTAACTACGAAATTCCTAACGAGCCCGAAACCTACGTGCACCGCATCGGCCGCACCGGCCGGGCCGGCGCGTTCGGCACCGCCTTCTCCTTCGTGGAAGACGAGGAGCGCGCCTACCTGCAGGATATCCAGAAGCTCATCAGCCGCCAGATTGACGTGGAAGCCGTGCATCCGTTCGTATCGGGCCGCATCAAACCCGTGATGCTGCACGGCAACGAGCGCATCATCCGGCCTAAGGGCCCGGCTGGTCGTCCGGCCCGTGGTCCCCGCGAGGGTGGCCAGGGTGGCGGCGGTCGTTCGGGCGGTGGCCAGGGCGGCGGGCGTCCCAGCGGCGGTCAGGGCGGTGGTCGCCCGAGCGGCGAGCGCAGCCGGCCGGCCGCGCCAGCCGGCGGTGGCCAGTCCGATACCGCGCGTCGCTTCGGCAGCGGCGGGGCCCGCGTGAACGTGGGCGGTAGCCGCGAAGGCGGTGACCAGGGCGGCCGTCGTCGCGGCGATGCCGGTGGCACCCGCCGCGGCTCGTTCTAA
- a CDS encoding HAD family hydrolase has translation MLLPAEKSALPTRLTTVLFDLDDTLFDHIATARASLRASAAPLAFFQAIDFEGFYQLYSELLEEYHALLMAGRYSYEEARRLRFERLLAPYWPRATAAEIDQFVQANQVHYPRLRQPMAGALALLQALKPHYRIGIVTNNRTAEQEEKLRFLGMTGLVDALITSEDVGVPKPSPRIFEVALQRLSARPEETVLVGDNWQADVLGALAMSIRPVWLNRLGTARPLPHIAEITSFEPLADALRIIVAPS, from the coding sequence ATGCTACTGCCCGCCGAAAAATCCGCGCTACCCACCCGCCTGACCACCGTTCTCTTCGATTTGGATGATACCTTATTCGACCATATTGCCACGGCGCGGGCGTCGCTGCGGGCCAGTGCCGCCCCGCTGGCCTTCTTTCAAGCCATTGATTTCGAAGGATTCTACCAGCTCTACAGTGAGCTGCTGGAAGAATACCACGCCCTGCTGATGGCCGGCCGCTACTCCTATGAGGAGGCGCGGCGCCTGCGGTTTGAGCGGCTGCTAGCCCCGTACTGGCCCCGGGCCACTGCCGCCGAAATCGACCAGTTTGTGCAGGCCAACCAGGTGCATTATCCCCGGCTGCGCCAGCCCATGGCCGGGGCGCTGGCCCTGCTACAAGCCTTGAAACCGCACTACCGCATTGGGATAGTGACCAACAACCGCACAGCGGAACAGGAAGAAAAGCTCCGCTTTTTGGGAATGACGGGCCTGGTGGATGCCCTTATCACCTCCGAAGACGTGGGTGTGCCCAAGCCCAGCCCCCGCATTTTTGAGGTGGCCCTGCAGCGCCTGTCGGCCCGGCCCGAGGAAACCGTATTGGTGGGCGACAACTGGCAGGCCGACGTGCTGGGCGCGCTGGCCATGAGCATCCGGCCAGTGTGGCTCAACCGGTTGGGGACCGCACGGCCCCTGCCTCACATAGCCGAAATCACCAGCTTCGAGCCCCTGGCCGATGCCCTGCGCATTATTGTTGCCCCTAGCTAG
- a CDS encoding NUDIX domain-containing protein: protein MQIIERTRVFNGHYKVNQLLVQDGDAQLKREQFAPGKAVAALVYDTARQVYVLTRQFRIGPEAEILEIAAGMIDQGEAPETAVRREIHEELGYEVDKLEEIVCIWPSPGTSSEEITVYYAEVSRRTGEGGGLAEENERIEMVELSWEALVAEPLRDAKTVIAVQWVRLRG, encoded by the coding sequence ATGCAGATTATCGAGCGTACCCGCGTTTTCAACGGCCACTACAAAGTCAACCAGCTCTTGGTGCAGGACGGCGACGCGCAGCTCAAGCGCGAGCAGTTTGCGCCCGGCAAGGCCGTGGCCGCGCTGGTCTACGACACGGCCCGGCAGGTGTACGTGCTCACCCGCCAGTTCCGCATCGGCCCGGAAGCCGAGATTCTGGAAATAGCCGCCGGCATGATTGACCAGGGAGAAGCCCCCGAAACGGCCGTGCGCCGCGAGATTCACGAGGAGCTGGGCTACGAGGTAGACAAGCTGGAAGAGATAGTGTGCATCTGGCCCTCGCCGGGCACCAGCTCCGAGGAAATCACCGTGTACTACGCCGAGGTGAGCCGCCGCACCGGCGAAGGCGGCGGGCTGGCCGAGGAAAACGAGCGCATCGAAATGGTGGAGCTGAGCTGGGAAGCGCTGGTAGCCGAGCCGCTAAGGGATGCGAAGACGGTGATTGCCGTGCAATGGGTGAGGTTGCGGGGGTAA
- a CDS encoding peroxiredoxin family protein: MFLLFTLALGLVAQTPNPPLTTFRGHIENALATDSIRLTVAFKDTIIAVDKRGDFFWKLTSLKQSTPTKFEYGNKQTQLYLTPGDQLVMRVDYKHFSQSIVYRGRGCKVNDYLAQSDYTFEYGQPTGALRLSSFPKGTPADARTAADSLRQARRDFLAVYDKVHALPAAFVQEQQIAFDCTWATQQLGYAFKHRSDAMPAGYFDFMRQVPVREIERLSTRGLIDNSRLANLIFGYPVRLAPQGKLSMDPLQGALIYDTATKELGNGQARKWAIGLLFQNNLLENAAGAKAFYQSFKRVNMDSTLARSLRESLLALEKLKGKPAPGFTLMDRNKKPVSLSDFRGKVVYLDFWGTWCAPCMRELNEFAPDLRQKLGGQDVVFLYISVGDAENKWLKTIANEHFTSFNSIHLRSTNGEIARLYNVDSFPSYFIIGRNGNIFQSYAPRPSDIDTISKALDKALKQ; the protein is encoded by the coding sequence ATGTTCTTATTATTCACTCTGGCATTAGGACTAGTTGCTCAAACGCCTAATCCACCGCTTACCACTTTCCGTGGACACATTGAGAATGCGCTTGCTACGGACTCAATTCGTTTGACAGTTGCCTTCAAAGACACAATCATAGCCGTCGACAAGCGGGGTGATTTCTTTTGGAAGCTGACAAGCCTTAAACAATCTACTCCGACCAAGTTCGAGTACGGGAATAAGCAAACACAGCTTTATCTCACTCCGGGTGACCAACTGGTTATGCGAGTGGATTACAAGCACTTTAGCCAATCCATCGTTTACCGGGGAAGGGGATGCAAAGTCAATGATTACTTAGCCCAGTCGGATTATACATTCGAATATGGGCAACCAACTGGCGCTTTACGCTTAAGCAGTTTCCCAAAGGGTACGCCAGCCGATGCCAGAACAGCAGCCGATTCATTACGTCAGGCTAGGCGGGATTTTCTGGCCGTTTACGATAAAGTTCATGCTTTGCCCGCTGCTTTCGTGCAGGAGCAACAGATTGCCTTTGATTGCACCTGGGCAACGCAGCAGCTTGGATACGCTTTTAAACACCGCAGTGACGCGATGCCGGCCGGTTATTTCGATTTTATGCGTCAGGTGCCGGTCCGGGAAATAGAGCGGCTGAGCACCCGTGGCCTCATTGATAATTCCAGATTAGCCAATCTAATATTTGGCTACCCAGTCCGATTAGCGCCGCAAGGCAAACTAAGTATGGACCCGCTACAGGGGGCGCTCATCTATGATACTGCCACCAAAGAACTGGGAAACGGGCAAGCGCGTAAATGGGCTATCGGATTGCTTTTCCAAAATAATTTACTCGAAAATGCAGCTGGTGCTAAAGCATTTTATCAGAGCTTCAAGCGGGTTAATATGGATTCAACTTTGGCTAGAAGCCTCCGGGAAAGCCTGTTGGCACTTGAAAAGCTCAAGGGTAAACCAGCCCCTGGTTTTACGCTAATGGATAGAAATAAGAAGCCGGTTTCCCTGAGCGATTTCCGGGGCAAAGTCGTGTACCTGGATTTTTGGGGAACTTGGTGCGCACCTTGTATGCGCGAGTTGAATGAGTTTGCACCCGACCTCCGACAAAAATTAGGCGGGCAAGACGTGGTTTTTCTTTACATATCGGTAGGGGACGCTGAGAATAAGTGGCTAAAAACCATAGCGAATGAGCATTTTACCAGCTTTAACAGCATTCACTTGCGCTCAACTAATGGTGAGATAGCCAGGCTTTACAATGTAGACTCTTTTCCAAGCTATTTCATTATTGGTCGCAATGGAAATATTTTCCAGTCCTATGCTCCGCGACCTTCCGATATAGATACTATCAGCAAGGCTCTTGATAAAGCCCTTAAGCAATGA
- a CDS encoding UDP-2,3-diacylglucosamine diphosphatase, with the protein MPRPKARRKRRVQVAVISDVHLGTYGCHATELLRYLKSIRPQVLVLNGDIVDIWQFSKNYWPPAHMRVVRYLTGLAAKGVKIHYLTGNHDELLRKFAGLKLGNFRLDNKLVLDLPHGRTWLFHGDVFDVTMRHSRWLARLGGHGYDLLILINRCVNYLLARLGRPRVALSKLVKERVKSAVSAVSNFEETAAAIAADGGYRYVACGHIHQPEIKPLPTEKGEVVYLNSGDWVENLTALEYTAEAGWQLYYYNDDPRMQQAADADAADAAEELADANPAQLLEVLLAEFKIKA; encoded by the coding sequence GTGCCCAGGCCTAAAGCCCGCCGCAAGCGCCGCGTGCAGGTGGCCGTCATCAGCGACGTGCACCTGGGTACCTATGGCTGCCACGCCACCGAACTGCTGCGCTACCTCAAGAGCATCCGGCCGCAGGTGCTGGTACTAAACGGCGACATCGTGGACATCTGGCAGTTCAGCAAAAACTACTGGCCGCCGGCCCACATGCGGGTGGTGCGCTACCTGACCGGCCTGGCCGCCAAGGGCGTCAAAATCCATTACCTGACCGGCAACCACGACGAGCTGCTGCGCAAGTTTGCCGGCCTGAAGCTGGGCAATTTCCGCCTCGACAACAAGCTGGTGCTCGACCTGCCCCACGGCCGCACTTGGCTGTTTCACGGCGACGTGTTTGACGTGACCATGCGGCACTCGCGCTGGCTGGCCCGGCTGGGTGGCCACGGCTACGATTTGCTGATTCTCATCAACCGCTGCGTGAACTACCTGCTGGCCAGGCTGGGCCGGCCCCGCGTGGCCCTGAGCAAGCTGGTGAAGGAGCGGGTGAAATCGGCGGTTTCGGCGGTGAGCAACTTCGAGGAAACGGCCGCTGCCATTGCCGCCGATGGGGGCTACCGCTACGTGGCCTGCGGGCACATTCATCAGCCCGAAATCAAGCCCCTGCCCACCGAAAAAGGGGAGGTAGTTTACCTGAATTCCGGCGATTGGGTGGAAAATCTGACGGCCCTCGAATACACGGCTGAGGCCGGCTGGCAGCTCTATTATTACAACGACGACCCCCGCATGCAGCAGGCCGCCGATGCCGACGCGGCCGATGCCGCCGAGGAACTCGCCGATGCCAACCCGGCGCAGCTGCTGGAAGTGTTGTTGGCCGAGTTTAAGATTAAGGCGTAA
- a CDS encoding glycosyltransferase family protein codes for MSRILYAIQGTGNGHLSRALDVVPLLQSRCQQLDLLVSGPPADLPLPFEVKYRAQGMGFVFGKKGGINFVKTFLQFNSAKFLHEVRHLPVEEYDLVISDFEPVSSWACKLRQVPCVALSHQSAVLNPASPRPDAEDPAGRAVLKHYAPNTAQYGFHFQSYAPEISTPVIRQQVRELSPTNEGHYTVYLPAYEEEILVERLQHLSHRVRWEVFSKHSQTPATYGNVQVWPVSGPAFLDSLARSAGVLCGAGFETPAEALYLGKKLLVMPMKQQYEQQCNAAALVQMGVPVIKNFKDKNLDKVDQWLNRDETIPVDYPDQTAAVIDKLLREQLYGSGVGTVVGQ; via the coding sequence ATGTCCCGAATCCTCTACGCCATCCAGGGCACCGGCAACGGCCATCTTAGCCGCGCCCTCGATGTGGTGCCGCTGCTGCAAAGCCGCTGCCAGCAGCTCGACCTGCTTGTGAGCGGCCCGCCCGCCGATTTGCCCCTGCCTTTTGAGGTGAAGTACAGGGCGCAGGGCATGGGGTTTGTGTTTGGTAAAAAGGGCGGCATCAACTTCGTGAAGACGTTTTTGCAGTTCAACTCGGCCAAATTTCTGCACGAAGTCCGGCACCTGCCGGTGGAGGAATACGATTTGGTTATCAGTGATTTTGAGCCGGTGAGTAGCTGGGCCTGCAAGCTGCGGCAAGTGCCCTGCGTGGCCCTCAGCCACCAAAGTGCCGTGCTCAATCCGGCCTCGCCGCGCCCCGATGCTGAAGACCCCGCCGGCCGCGCCGTGCTGAAGCACTACGCCCCCAATACGGCGCAGTACGGCTTTCATTTTCAGTCGTATGCGCCGGAGATTTCTACGCCCGTTATCCGCCAGCAGGTGCGCGAGCTGAGCCCCACCAACGAAGGCCACTACACCGTTTATCTGCCGGCCTACGAGGAGGAAATACTGGTGGAGCGCCTGCAGCACCTGAGCCACCGCGTGCGCTGGGAGGTGTTCAGCAAGCACAGCCAGACGCCTGCCACCTACGGCAACGTGCAGGTGTGGCCCGTGAGCGGCCCGGCCTTTCTCGACAGCCTGGCCCGCTCGGCCGGCGTGCTCTGCGGGGCCGGTTTCGAAACCCCCGCCGAGGCGCTGTACCTGGGCAAAAAGCTGCTGGTGATGCCCATGAAGCAGCAATACGAGCAGCAATGCAACGCCGCCGCGCTGGTCCAGATGGGCGTGCCCGTCATCAAAAACTTCAAAGACAAGAACCTGGACAAGGTGGACCAGTGGCTGAACCGCGACGAAACCATCCCCGTGGATTACCCCGACCAAACGGCCGCCGTGATTGATAAGCTGCTGCGGGAGCAATTGTATGGAAGTGGTGTTGGGACGGTTGTGGGCCAGTAA